The region acttggagatgctgcatttaattcccttgtctaaatcattaatatatatagtaaacaactggggtcccagcactgagccttgcgataccccactaatcactgcctgccattctgaaaagttcccgtttactcccactctctgtttcctgtctgccaaacaattctctatccatatcaataccatacccccaatacagtgtgctttaagtttgcacactaatctcctgtgtgggaccttgtcaaaagccttttgaaaatctaaatataccacatccactggctctcccctatccactctactagttacatctttaaaaaaattctataagattcgtcagacatgattttcctttctcaaatccatgctgaatttgtcagatgatttcacctctttccaaatgtgctgttatcacatagccgactctagcatttcccccaccactgatgtcagactaaccggtctataattccctggtttctctctccctccttttttaaaaagtggggttacattagccaccctccaatcctcaggaactaatccagaatctaaggagttttgaaaaattatcactaatgcatccactatttcttgggctacttccttaagcactctgggatgcagaccatctggccctggggatttatctgcctttaatcccttcaatttacctaacaccaattccctactaacatgtatttccctcagttcctccatctcactagaccttcggtcccttactatttctggaagattatttatgtcctccttagtgaagacagaatgaAAGTAGTTAttaattggtctgccatgtctttgttccctatgatcaattcacctgtttctgactgtaaaggacctacatttgtcttgaccagtcttttttcttttcacgtatctatgaAAGCTTTTagagtcagtttttatgttccctgccagctttctctcataatctttattccctttcctaattaaggcctttgtcttcctctgctggtctctgaatttctcccagtcctcaggtgtgccgcttttttttgctactttatatgtttcttctttggacttgatactatccctaatttcccttgtcagccacgggtgcactaccttccctggtttattcttttgccaaactgggatgaacaattgttgtagttcaaccatgcaatctttaaatgcttgccattgcatatccaccgtcaacccttgaagtatcatttgccagtctatcttagctaattcatgtctcataccttcaaagttacccttctttaagtgctacacctgcccttacacttcctccctcaccaccattcagggccccagacagtccttccaggtgaggcgacacttcacctgtgagtaggctggtgtggtatactgcgtccggtgctcccggcgtggccttttatatattggcgagacccgacacagactgggagaccgtttcgtggaacacctacgctcggtccgccagaaaaagcaggatcttccagtgcccacacattttaattccacatcccattcccattttgatatgtctatccatggcctcctctattgtcaaaatgaatccaaactcaggttggaggaacaacaccttatataccggctgggtagcctccaacctgatggcatgaacattgacttctctaacttccgttaatacccctcctccccttcttaacccatccctgacatatttagttgtttgcctgttctccatctccctctggtgctccccccttcccccctcctttctttctcctgaggcctcccgtcccatgatcctttcccttctccagctctgtatcactttcgccaatcacttttccagctcttaccttcattccaccccctccggtcttctcctatcatttcgcatttccccctcccccactactttcaaatctcttactatctttccttttggttagtcctgacgaaggatctcggccttaaacgtcgacatcgcttctccctatagatgctgcctagcctgctgtgttctaccagcattttgtgtgtgtcgttgtTTGAACTTCccgcatctgcagacttcctcgtgtttgcttctttaagttcagaacctttgtttctgaattaactatgtcattctccatcttaatgaagaattccaccatattatggtcactcttacccaaggggcctcgcacgacaagattgctaactaacccttcctctttgctcaatacccaatctagaatggcctgctctgtaGTTGGTTCCGCGACATGTTGATTCAGAAAActatcccacatacattccaagaaatcctcttcctcagcacccttaccaatttggttcacccaatctatatgtagattgaagtcacccattataactactgttcctttattgcacgcatttctaatttcctgtttaatgccatccccaaactcactactactgttaggtggcctgtacacaactcccaccagcgttttctgccccttagtgttatgcagctctacccatatcgattccacatcctccaggctaatgtccttcctttctattgcattaatctcctctctaaccagcaatgctaccccacgtccttttctttcctgtctatccctcctgaatattgaatatccctggatgttgagctcccatccttggtcaccctggagccaggtctctgtgatcccaactatatcatattcattaataactatctgcacattcaattcatccaccttgttacgaatgctcctcacattgacacacaaagccttcaggcttgtttttacaacactcttagcccttatacaattatgttgaaaagtggctctttttgctttttgccctggattcgcctgcctgccacttttacttttcaccttactactttttgcttctaccctcattttacacccctctgtctctcttcacttgttcccatcccactgccacattagtttaaagcctcctgaacagcagtagcaaacgctccccctaggacattggttccagtccagcccaggtgcagaccatcctgtttatacctgtcccacctcccccagaactggttccaatgccccagaaatttgaatccctcccccttgcaccatttttcaagccacgtattcatctgaaatatcctcctatttctactctgactagcacgtggcactggtaataatccagagattattacctttgtggtcctactttttagtttatctcttaactccctaaattcaccttgtaggatctcatcccattttttacctatatcgttggtacctatgtgcaccacgaccactggctgttcaccctcccattccagaatgtcctgcagccgctcagagacatccttgacccttgcaccagggaggcaacataccatcctggagtctcgtttgcggccacagaaacgcctatctattccatTGGAGCTCAACAtgcagggatattcaatattcaggagggatagacaggaaagaaaaggaggcggggtagcattgctggttaaagaggagattaacgcaatagaaaggaaggacattagcctggaggatgtggaatcgaataattaatttattaactaatgataatctctgctcaaaataCACAGCACACAAAAGAATTTAAGATAATCACCAATTTGGCACACACTCTAGAAGGATTGCCTTCCCTACCTGAGTTCATACCTCAATATATGGGAAATTACAAATAGATTTGAATGCTTCATGCTTACCTGGGTATAGAAAGTTCAAGTTTCTTTCCTGTCATAATTTTCTTCCAGCTATTTATAGTTTGTGTATTAATGTGAGGAGATATTTCAGAGAGTGGGATACCAATATTCTCTGGAAGAACAATAAACATGCTAATGGTCTCGCCATGGTACGGCATCTCAAGGATATAATATTTCACATTTGCAGGTGTGTTGGCAATACctataaaataaaatcaaataatcAAAATTATCACAATATAAGCACAAGATATTCTGTAGATGCttaaaatccagagcaatacaaacaaagtgctggaagaactcagcaggtcaggcagcatcaatgaaaataaatatacagtcatcattttgggctgagacccttcagcaggacaggaaatgaagggggaaggaaTGCAGCATAAAGaggaggagaggtagaggaaggagcacaagctagaAGTTGACAGTTGAAGCTAGGTGGAtgagggtgggggaagaggagatGAGGTAAGAAACAgtaaagtgataggtggaaaaggtaaagggtgaAGAaggagggatctgataggagaggagagtggatcatgacagaaagagaaggagaaagaccattagtgggtggagataggcaggtgaggagaacaggtaagaggagagccagagTAGGAAAATGAATAAGAGGTAAGGGAAAAAGGAGGGGGGTACTGAGAAAGGaattactagaagttagagaaattgatgctctACCCTCCTGTTTAAaactatccagatggaatacaagatgaTGCTTCTCCCATCTGACAGTGCCACATCGTGTCAGTAGAGGAAGCCACGGACCAACGCAATGGGAATgatgattggaattaaaatggttggccgctGGGAAATCATACTTTGTGCAATTATtgcgaaggtgctcaacaaagtggtcctgCAATCTACATTGGTCTCACCGGTGTAGagaaggccacattgggagcaccagatacagtatatgacccGAGACAGTTTTACAGGTGAAacgttgcctcatctggaaggacagtGTGTCACTTGCCATCTTTCACATTATAGAAGCAGAAGTCAAATATCAGTGCCCAGTGACCTCAGTAAAATACATCCCATGGCCTTAAGTTTACCAAAGCAAAGCAAAACTCAAGACAAGCTGTTGAGTTCTTTAATAACAATTGATACTGGAATTTTAGTACATTACAAATTACCCCTGAACCCAGATACCCATCATTGCCCTTCTTGTCAAAGTGTGTAGTCCGTGTAGTCAATTAGACCAATCAGAGATGCAAATAAGATGCAGGGTCCATTTACTCAACTAGTTAAAGCACTTAATCACTAAAGGACACAGTTAAAGAAGAATCCCAGGTTTAATTGGTAACCTGTACCGATACAACAAATGTGTTCACAACAGTCAACAGCAACTTGGGCATTTGTTGACATGAAAAACTCTATCAATGCTAATATCTATGACTTCACAGAATAAAATTATTGAAAAATTCAAGATACAAAACAATGCATGCAATTCAGAATTGGAAAAAATTCATGAGTATACATTTTAATTGGCCTGCTTTAGCAAGCGTGCAGTCAGTCACGTCAATTGACAAATTGcattttagtgatttttttttaaattatacaaTACATTTTAGATCAGGAATATAGCAGCATTTCAAGAATAAGTCTATGTCCTATTTGTGGTACTCCAAGATCTATTGGCTAACACACTACATAATCAGCTGGCTATACATTTCAAAAATATTAAACTTACCAAAATTGAATGCTGATCTTTGGAACATCAAAGGAACTTGATACACATTCCCATCAGCTGCATAGAAATTCCCACTCTGAGTATTTTCTGGTAGAAATCTagacttccacaaacccttaaaAAATATAGCATTGACTACTACAAGTTTTGTCGCAGGATTGAGAATTGTTGGAGAAATTATATCTGTGATCATACCTAAGGAAGCAAAGCATATTGTGATATGTACTTCAGCAGAACAGGGAGTTATATCTTTTTTCATCAATGAATTCACATCACAATACAACTACAAATATGCTTAAAATGTTTACAAAAGATACAAATCCAGCACAGATGAATGCATGCAAATTAGAAAAAAATGTCTCTTTTATTTTAAACCGTACAATTGTTAAAGCAAAATAGAAGGATACCCAACTATAACTTGCCTACAAGAAGGCAGAAGTTTTAAAATCATCATGCAACCTTTATGAGAAgtacctaccgtagattccggactacagagcgcacctgattaaaagccgcaggctctaattttagaaataaaatcaattttttaattgtaaaggccgcaccggattttaggccgcaccgctacttttaaatatacatacgtatcggtaacacaaattacgttgcatatacttttttactgaacagcacgaacaacattccaatatctcctagcgactggtaaaaatatatatactgcagcctaccaggaaaagttattgatcgactttaacttaaaagcagcgttttcgcttgggtctaatcgggtctgacgcgcttgcgcaatgcgatcgggtctaatcgggtctgacgcgcttgcgcattgcgatcgggtctaatcaggtctgacgcgctcgggtcttgcttttcttcgagtattttccatgttgatgagggtgagtacaaatgactgatttacaataatttaattgtgaaagtgcgcttgatttatcgtacaatttcattggacctctgtgaactactcatcaattttattggtctactgttacgaggcaaaatgtttacgaggcggcatgaaaaaaaaccatgtattagccgctcaggattataggccgcagagttcaaagctgttcaaaatgtgggaaaaaagtagcggcttataatccggaatctacggtatattaaAAAAGCAAATCTCAGTTCACATATCTGTGGTATATAAAACGGCCTTtgacacaaaaaaaaaccagatTTAGGGAAGACGCACCTTTAGTTTGATTCGAGGTCCATTCGTTGATTATGGATGCAGCTTCCAAAGGATCATCAAAATTTACATTTCTCAGTAAAGCTTGATAAACCTCATGAGTTTTCTGAATAAAGGATGGCTCCATTTCAAATTCACTTGGTACAAATAATCCATTAGCAATAGTAACTATATCCTGATTTCTGTTCTCAGTTAACAACTTCTCTACCCTTTTGAGCTTTCTGTAAGTAcctgaaaagaaaatcaatattGAAAGGCTGTTACCTTGGAGAAACTTCAGTTTTATACCCTCTAAATCATGTACTATTCAAATCAGAGGTACCTGGCTACAAAATAAAAGTGAACATTAAATATTTAGTCTAAACATCCATTAATTTTGTATTAGTTACATTTGATAAATGTCTCTATAATGCAGGGGTTCCAAATCTGGGTCTGTGGCATATAAAAAGGCTGAGAACTCCTACTACAGTGAATCAAATACTGTATCTGTTATATTTGACACTAATACAATGCAAGCAATAAGTTGTGATAGCAGACAAAAGTTTCCAGACATGCAAATGACATCACTCAACACCAAATATGCAATGCATTTGAATAAGTGTTTTGACAACAGTTAGTACTAATTAAAATTCAATGTTACGCATGATCTAATTTATTATGTCTGATTAAGACTGAAGTTACATGAAAACAGCTATTATTTAAAAAAGCCAAATGCTAGAAACAAAGACATTGAAAGAATATGTCCATGAGCCTAAAAGAATAGCAGCAAAATGGTTTGGAAATGAAGCCAAGCACCCCATTGCTTTCTTACTGAATAACCACCGCCATATTTATTACAATTGCATTGCAATATGTACACAAAATAAAACCATTTAATCATTTGGGATGCCATTTACTTTAGGAAGGATGAaagaaccttctccagtttcactAAAAGTGCAATACCAAATGAATATTGTGTTCCTTGTGGATGGTTTGTAAAAACAAGTATCTGTTACTTCAAATGGCTACAAAGGCAAGACATCAATGCCAAATTGAAAAGTTTGGGGaaactctgccccccccccccccccaagttacaATCCAAATAGTAAAGTCTATTTAATATATTCAGATAGGAAGAAGGAAGTTTACCGTTGGTATAAAGCACCGTTTAGTTAAACAAACCTTGTGAGTTGTACTTCAGAGCTTTGCTTAATTGTTGTTTTGTTCTTCCATCAGCTCCCATATGTAACGTCCAAAGTAATGATGCAATTCCGTGTGGGGACAAGATAATGTTTTCTGTTGGATTAGCGCTAACAACCTGATTGAAAACATCAATTCCTAAATCCGACCCAAGTTCCaatattttagcagttttctttcGGCTGTGTACAGAGCTCATGGCCATACAG is a window of Hemitrygon akajei chromosome 3, sHemAka1.3, whole genome shotgun sequence DNA encoding:
- the serpine2 gene encoding glia-derived nexin, whose protein sequence is MRKINILILLCMAMSSVHSRKKTAKILELGSDLGIDVFNQVVSANPTENIILSPHGIASLLWTLHMGADGRTKQQLSKALKYNSQGTYRKLKRVEKLLTENRNQDIVTIANGLFVPSEFEMEPSFIQKTHEVYQALLRNVNFDDPLEAASIINEWTSNQTKGMITDIISPTILNPATKLVVVNAIFFKGLWKSRFLPENTQSGNFYAADGNVYQVPLMFQRSAFNFGIANTPANVKYYILEMPYHGETISMFIVLPENIGIPLSEISPHINTQTINSWKKIMTGKKLELSIPRFTAETETRLEKLLSSFGITDMFDQTKANFRKLSRSSQLYVSHVQQKAKIEVNEDGTKASAATVAVLMFRSFRITPPFTVNRPFLYVVWHNPTGTVLFIGQVSKP